The sequence AAGCTATATACATCTGATTTTTCATTCAGCCTAGATGTTCGGGCATACTCAGGGTCAATATAGCCTATAGTTCCAAGGACATAAGTCGATGCATGAGTTCTTGTGGTTGAGATACATTTTGCAGTGCCAAAATCAGAAAGATGAGCCTCAAAAGTCTCATCCAGCAGAATGTTTGAAGACTTTATGTCCCTGTGAACTATACGTGGGTTGCAGTCATGATGGAGATATGCAAGTCCTTCTGCTGCTCCAACAGCAATCCTCAGGCGAGTTTCCCAATCAAGTTTTACCTTCAAGGGACCTGTGTCATGAGACAAATACAGCACCAAGATCCACACAGCATTAGAgcaacataaaattatatatatatatatatatagagagagagagagagagagagacagagtaATGTCAAAAAGTACCACATTTAAAGTAACACTTGCtacaaataatttcaaaatcatcTACTAATTCAATTAGAAAATTCTAGTAGTTCAGCAACATTACCATGTAGAAGATCCCACAGTGAGCCATTCGCCATATAGTCATAGAAAAGGAGATTTCCATAGGGAGTAAGAGCATATCCATGCAAGGTGACAAGGTTTCTATGTCTAATGCTCCCAACTGTTTCAAGTTCAGTCTCAAACTCCCTTAAATTGTGTGCTTGTTGGTTGTACAGTCGCTTAATTGCAATTGGTCGGGAATTCTTCAAAACACATTTGTATACAGTGCTAGACGCACCATACCCTATGATATATTTCTCATTGAGATTCTCAGTACATCTCATTATATCATCCAAGGTGTGGATAGCCATATCCATGTGAAGAATAACCAGTTTTGGAGGACCTGAAAAGAAGCAAGCACAACattacaaaaataagaaaacatttaAGGCAAACAGAACTACTATCACAAGAAAGTGCTACCATTCAACATGCCTTGCCCAGTTCTGCTGGATCCTTTCCTCAATCGCTTCGATTGGCTGGATCTGTAGAACGCTACAATTACCATGGCCAACAATATCATAATTCCAAGCGTGAGGCATACAACAGCAACTCTCGAAAAAATCtctggaaaaaagaaaaaaggtacaAAAATTGACATCACTATATTCAAACAACTCAGTTGCATAAAGGCTAAAAGTAGGTTACAGAACCACACCTCTTGATTTTGGTACATAAGGGCAACATATTGATCCTAACCAATCTCCACATAGCAAAGAATTTCCAAGGAAGCTGTAAAATGTCTCATGTGTCAGTGTCATTGATACATAGAAGATCAAAAACAATAAAACCACAAGGCTTGTTTGCAATACCTGTCAGCTGAAAACCGTGAGAAGTTCTTCATTGAAGGAATTACTCCGGAAAGGTTATTATAGGACAAATTTCTaaaacatgaaaagaaaaaaaaaagcacagaAAACGGTTCAAACAAAGTAACAATGGGAAGAAGGGTAAACACAAGTAAAGGCAACAAGCTGGCTGACAGGCGTACTCACAGTGAGGTAAGACTGAAACAATTAGTCAACTGATCAGGAATCTTCCCATGCAGATCATTGTTGTTCATAATCCTATCATACAATTCACGTAAAAATAAGTTAATGTTGTTATTGATCAACAACACAATACATTAAgcacaaaataaatcaaattgtaCATACAGAGACATAAGGTTCTGCAGCTGTCCAATTTCCGGAGGAATGATACCAGAGAGATTATTGAATGACAAATCACTAGAGGCAGAATAAATCACTATGCATTAACAAAATCATGTAGAATACTTAATCAGACATtgaattttatctttcataaaaAGTCTATAGAACTTACAGAATCTGAATGCTTCTGAGATTCCCAAATTCAGCAGGCAAGGGACCATCAAGGTGGTTATGACTCAAATTCCTGCATTtataatgtgcaaatattattcaggtcACCAGTAATAGAAAACTCAATGATAATAAGATAACATGGTTCATTGCAATTTCTATCTTACAGGGTCAGGAGATGCTCAAGAAAACCAACAGATGCTGGCACAATCCCTGAAAAATTATTGCTAGATAGATCCCTGAAACAGAGtataaaacataataattaatacagCGCACATTGTAATTCATCAGGATTGATGGTTTACTCAATAAACTTACAATGTGTCTAGATTAATGATATGCCCCAACTCAACTGGTATAATCCCCTTGAAGTTGTTTGCAGAGAGGTTtctagagattaaaaaaaatttaatattactttagtaaaaagggaagaaaacGGCCATTAATATTTGTCAACAAATCTATATACAACAGTTTGAGATAACATACAAGTATGTCAAACTCTCTAGGCTGCGGAAGCTCAATGGAATGGAACCACTTAACTGATTACCATGCACATTACTGCAAGAGAAatcaaatgaatgaaaaaaaaaatgctaaggTAATTGAAAACTACATAACATTTGATACAGTTCAACATGACTAGGGGGCAGCGATCAGAAATCTTACAACTGATTTAAGGCAGTGCAAGAACTTATGTTATGTGGGATAGTTCCATCAAGATGATTATTGGCAAGATTCCTGAAATAGTAAATGAAACAACTTTACACCACTGACATGGGTAACTGTTATTGAAAGTGTAACTGATTGACaaactcacaattcaaaaaGATGTTCTAGCTTCCCAAATTCATTTGGAATATTACCCTCTAGGTGGTTGTCATTCAATTGCCTGGACAAAACATAATCAGTAAATCCATGCTGAAAGAAACAtaggaaaatgaaaatacaaatattattcgTCAACTCACAGGTAGCTCAGTTTGGACATATTGCCGAGTTCGGGAGGTATTGGACCTGTAAGCATGTTTCCGTGAAGGTACCTAAACAATTGAAGTTGTCAGACAAGAAGCAACAACTAAAAGGAGTTTAAGTCATTACAAAGTTACACTCACAGCTTGCCAGTGAAAGTCAGATTGCCAAGAATTGGGGGAATTGGTCCCACTAACTCATTCTCACTCAAATCCCTACCACAATGTCAAGTTACAATACAATACACATctcaataatcaaaatataaaaaatatattgaattataTCACTCGAGCcactaaatttataatatgttcTTCATATTGGCAAAAAGATGAAGTATGCTTACAATATTGCAAGGGCTTGCATTAAACCAATCACTTCTGGAATCTCCCCAGTTAATCTATTTCCTTGAAGTGACCTAGGCAGAAATTGCAGTGATAATTGATCATAAATATACTTATCCTTTCAATATGACATGACCCCCCACCAGTCCACCATTGTCAAACAAAAGTGATTCACAGTAGtgccataattaaaataacttcagTCAAAGTATACGTACAAAGTAGCAACTTGCAGAAATCCAATATTATATGGAATCTCCCCAGTAATCCGATTATATGATATGTCCCTGAAATTCAATGAAACAAGAAAGTGACAATGAGGACAAAATTATtggaaatcaaatcaaatatttaacatacCAAATACCAAATACACAACATACAAGATTTCAAAACTTGTGCAGTTCCCAATGCTGTCAGGTACGGTACCAGTCAAATTATTGCCTCTCACATCACTGAAAAAtcaaggaaaacaaaagaaaaaacaaaggtCAAAACTGACGTAAGGACACAAGAAGG comes from Glycine soja cultivar W05 chromosome 20, ASM419377v2, whole genome shotgun sequence and encodes:
- the LOC114402356 gene encoding LRR receptor-like serine/threonine-protein kinase ERL1 isoform X1, with the translated sequence MEDNAFLLLFYAGRRNWKLLMSPLLLVLLLLSPLASPFSEEGQALMAMKASFGNMADTLLDWDDAHNDDFCSWRGVFCDNVSLTVVSLNLSSLNLGGEISPAIGDLGNLQSIDLQGSKLTGQIPDEIGNCAGLVHLDLSDNQLYGDIPFSLSKLKQLEFLNLKSNQLTGPIPSTLTQIPNLKTLDLARNRLTGEIPRILYWNEVLQYLGLRGNMLSGTLSPDICQLTSLWYFDVRGNNLTGTVPDSIGNCTSFEILDISYNRITGEIPYNIGFLQVATLSLQGNRLTGEIPEVIGLMQALAILDLSENELVGPIPPILGNLTFTGKLYLHGNMLTGPIPPELGNMSKLSYLQLNDNHLEGNIPNEFGKLEHLFELNLANNHLDGTIPHNISSCTALNQFNVHGNQLSGSIPLSFRSLESLTYLNLSANNFKGIIPVELGHIINLDTLDLSSNNFSGIVPASVGFLEHLLTLNLSHNHLDGPLPAEFGNLRSIQILDLSFNNLSGIIPPEIGQLQNLMSLIMNNNDLHGKIPDQLTNCFSLTSLNLSYNNLSGVIPSMKNFSRFSADSFLGNSLLCGDWLGSICCPYVPKSREIFSRVAVVCLTLGIMILLAMVIVAFYRSSQSKRLRKGSSRTGQGMLNGPPKLVILHMDMAIHTLDDIMRCTENLNEKYIIGYGASSTVYKCVLKNSRPIAIKRLYNQQAHNLREFETELETVGSIRHRNLVTLHGYALTPYGNLLFYDYMANGSLWDLLHGPLKVKLDWETRLRIAVGAAEGLAYLHHDCNPRIVHRDIKSSNILLDETFEAHLSDFGTAKCISTTRTHASTYVLGTIGYIDPEYARTSRLNEKSDVYSFGIVLLELLTGKKAVDNESNLHQLILSKADSNTVMEAVDPEVSITCIDLAHVKKTFQLALLCTKKNPSERPTMHEVARVLVSLLPSPLSKILAPPAKKFDYAHFVIEKGQQRKVEEQKPQQDNILPNAQWFVRFGDVISKST
- the LOC114402356 gene encoding LRR receptor-like serine/threonine-protein kinase ERL1 isoform X2; the protein is MEDNAFLLLFYAGRRNWKLLMSPLLLVLLLLSPLASPFSEEGQALMAMKASFGNMADTLLDWDDAHNDDFCSWRGVFCDNVSLTVVSLNLSSLNLGGEISPAIGDLGNLQSIDLQGSKLTGQIPDEIGNCAGLVHLDLSDNQLYGDIPFSLSKLKQLEFLNLKSNQLTGPIPSTLTQIPNLKTLDLARNRLTGEIPRILYWNEVLQYLGLRGNMLSGTLSPDICQLTSLWYFDVRGNNLTGTVPDSIGNCTSFEILDISYNRITGEIPYNIGFLQVATLSLQGNRLTGEIPEVIGLMQALAILDLSENELVGPIPPILGNLTFTGKLYLHGNMLTGPIPPELGNMSKLSYLQLNDNHLEGNIPNEFGKLEHLFELNLANNHLDGTIPHNISSCTALNQFNVHGNQLSGSIPLSFRSLESLTYLNLSANNFKGIIPVELGHIINLDTLDLSSNNFSGIVPASVGFLEHLLTLNLSHNHLDGPLPAEFGNLRSIQILDLSFNNLSGIIPPEIGQLQNLMSLIMNNNDLHGKIPDQLTNCFSLTSLNLSYNNLSGVIPSMKNFSRFSADSFLGNSLLCGDWLGSICCPYVPKSREIFSRVAVVCLTLGIMILLAMVIVAFYRSSQSKRLRKGSSRTGQGPPKLVILHMDMAIHTLDDIMRCTENLNEKYIIGYGASSTVYKCVLKNSRPIAIKRLYNQQAHNLREFETELETVGSIRHRNLVTLHGYALTPYGNLLFYDYMANGSLWDLLHGPLKVKLDWETRLRIAVGAAEGLAYLHHDCNPRIVHRDIKSSNILLDETFEAHLSDFGTAKCISTTRTHASTYVLGTIGYIDPEYARTSRLNEKSDVYSFGIVLLELLTGKKAVDNESNLHQLILSKADSNTVMEAVDPEVSITCIDLAHVKKTFQLALLCTKKNPSERPTMHEVARVLVSLLPSPLSKILAPPAKKFDYAHFVIEKGQQRKVEEQKPQQDNILPNAQWFVRFGDVISKST